From a region of the Phaseolus vulgaris cultivar G19833 chromosome 6, P. vulgaris v2.0, whole genome shotgun sequence genome:
- the LOC137831351 gene encoding uncharacterized protein yields MDKAYKHQISSNLVTFPSMVLVLVTLYFFFSISKSFPFLLTIPIALLSTMFLVILTRKKRGKDENVVQDVLHPSLDITRNEVNQQSETTENQEGESEVHSDYSFPSDCESSNFSVMDETFELNIGEHHRLQDDLLSDYSLPSDSESSAGSILGESFEMDHKGNQNENISDSFASDDDYEGEDEEDSLIEINLPRSHFPDLNEDPKQKLQSKLPEFLPDSILKQQGLMELLAEFNDMNEDENLIEIDISMGSINNPDFRLKQELAYFEDECVLSE; encoded by the coding sequence ATGGATAAAGCATATAAGCATCAAATCTCTTCCAATTTAGTCACTTTCCCATCCATGGTTCTTGTTCTGGTcacattatattttttcttttcaatttctaaaTCCTTCCCTTTCCTTCTCACAATACCAATTGCTCTATTATCCACCATGTTTCTTGTCATACTGACAAGGAAAAAAAGAGGCAAAGATGAAAATGTAGTCCAAGATGTGCTACACCCTTCCCTGGATATTACTCGTAATGAGGTTAACCAACAAAGTGAAACTACAGAGAATCAGGAGGGTGAATCTGAAGTACATTCAGACTATTCATTTCCATCAGATTGTGAAAGCAGCAACTTCTCTGTCATGGATGAAACTTTTGAGCTCAATATTGGAGAACATCATAGGCTACAAGATGATTTGCTGTCAGATTATTCACTTCCTTCAGATAGTGAAAGCAGTGCTGGCTCAATATTGGGAGAAAGTTTTGAGATGGATCACAAAGGAAATCAAAATGAGAATATTTCTGATAGCTTTGCTTCTGATGATGATTATGAGGGTGAGGATGAAGAGGATAGCCTGATTGAAATCAATCTTCCAAGGAGTCACTTTCCTGACTTGAATGAAGATCCTAAGCAAAAATTGCAATCCAAGTTGCCAGAGTTCCTTCCAGATTCAATTTTGAAGCAGCAAGGCCTAATGGAGCTCTTAGCAGAATTTAATGACATGAATGAGGATGAAAACTTGATTGAGATTGACATTTCCATGGGATCCATCAATAATCCAGATTTCAGATTGAAGCAGGAATTGGCATATTTTGAAGATGAATGTGTTCTTAGTGAGTGA